From a single Kryptolebias marmoratus isolate JLee-2015 linkage group LG6, ASM164957v2, whole genome shotgun sequence genomic region:
- the tra2b gene encoding transformer-2 protein homolog beta isoform X1, with amino-acid sequence MERNINPPSRIITITKMSDNDKDRESRSSSRSLSPRGSGKSASRSPARSPARSKDGSRHSGSKSWSRSRSRSGSHSHHGSRRHYSRSRSRSRSHRRSHSRSYSGERRRRSHSHSPMSNRRRHIGNRANPNPNCCLGVFGLSLYTTERDLRDVFSKYGPLADVNIVYDQQSRRSRGFAFVYFENTDDAKEAKERANGMELDGRRIRVDFSITKRAHTPTPGIYMGRPTYGGGGPGGPRRHSRDYDRGYDRGYDRGGYDRYDDREYYRSYRRRSPSPYYRGAYRSRSRSRSYSPRRY; translated from the exons ATGGAACGCAACATTAATCCTCCGTCTAGAATAATCACAATCACTAAAATGAGCGACAACGACAAAGACCGG GAGTCTCGCTCCTCCTCCAGGAGCTTAAGTCCGCGGGGTTCTGGGAAGTCGGCAAGCCGCTCCCCCGCTCGGTCGCCTGCCCGCTCAAAAGATGGCTCCCGGCACTCCGGCTCCAAATCCTGGTCccggtccaggtccaggtctgG CTCCCATTCCCACCACGGCTCCCGCAGACATTACAGCCGGTCTCGGTCCCGCTCCAGATCGCACCGCAGATCTCACAGTCGATCCTACAGTGGAGAGCGTCGGCGCAGAAGCCACAGTCACTCGCCCATGTCCAACCGCCGCAGGCACATCGGCAATCGC GCTAATCCAAACCCAAACTGCTGCCTGGGAGTGTTCGGCCTGAGCCTGTACACCACAGAGAGGGATCTGAGGGACGTCTTCTCCAAATATGGACCCCTGGCGGACGTCAACATTGTGTACGACCAGCAGTCGAGGCGCTCCAGgggctttgcttttgtttacttcGAGAACACGGACGATGCTAAAGAG GCAAAGGAGCGAGCAAACGGCATGGAGCTGGACGGGCGTAGAATCCGGGTGGATTTCTCCATCACGAAAAGAGCCCACACCCCAACCCCTGGGATCTACATGGGTCGACCCACATA tggagGAGGTGGTCCTGGTGGGCCACGACGCCATTCACGTGACTATGATCGTGGCTACGACCGCGGCTACGACAGAGGAGGCTACGATCGCTACGACGACAGAGAGTACTACAGATCATACAG ACGTCGCTCTCCTTCACCATATTACAGAGGCGCCTACAGGTCTCGGTCAAGATCCCGGTCCTATTCCCCCC GTCGATATTGA
- the LOC108240729 gene encoding high choriolytic enzyme 1 produces the protein MATWLAKMEQMILLCVLSTCLSAVHPQNFLLSPKWVPAGHREREEHGDVTAMDKIIKTNEFHATRIIDGTTTLREGDIAVSTGRRSRICFARSCLWSKSVDGHVYIAYTLSAEYSDIDTKLIKKGMDNIEDGTCIRFVPQTHQRDYLDIQPKSGCWSYLGSRGGRQTLSLQNPDCMQVGVITHEFMHALGFVHEQSRFDRDNYVTIMWPNVWRDRLRNFEKFKTESLDLPYDYGSIMHFGKYAYSMDGEPTIIPKSNRNIKLGQASSLSHIDKLKINRLYQCTVKDD, from the exons ATGGCAACCTGGCTGGCAAAGATGGAGCAGATGATCCTCCTGTGTGTACTTTCCACTTGTCTCTCAGCTGTGCATCCTCAG aatttCTTGCTGAGTCCGAAATGGGTTCCTGCTGGCCACAGAG AGCGTGAAGAACACGGCGATGTGACGGCAATggacaaaataatcaaaactaaCGAGTTCCacg CTACTCGAATCATTGACGGCACCACCACCCTCAGAGAGGGGGACATCGCCGTTTCCACTGGGAGACGCTCCAGAATCTGCTTCGCTCGGAGCTGCCTCTGGTCAAAATCTGTGGACGGACACGTCTACATCGCGTACACGCTCTCAGCTGAGTACT CTGACATTGACACAAAGCTGATAAAGAAGGGCATGGACAACATAGAAGATGGTACCTGCATTCGTTTTGTTCCTCAGACTCACCAGAGAGACTACCTGGACATCCAGCCGAAGTCTGG GTGTTGGTCCTACCTTGGTTCTCGCGGTGGAAGACAGACCTTGTCTCTGCAGAACCCCGACTGCATGCAGGTCGGAGTGATCACCCATGAATTTATGCACGCCCTGGGCTTCGTGCACGAGCAGTCCCGCTTCGACCGGGACAATTATGTCACCATCATGTGGCCAAATGTGTGGAGAG atcgACTCAGAAACTTTGAGAAGTTTAAAACCGAGAGTCTGGACCTCCCATATGACTACGGCTCCATCATGCACTTTGGGAA GTACGCCTACTCGATGGACGGAGAGCCAACCATCATTCCTAAGAGCAACAGGAACATCAAGCTCGGCCAGGCGTCATCCCTCAGCCACATTGACAAGCTGAAAATCAACAGACTTTACCAATGCA CCGTCAAAGACGATTAG
- the tra2b gene encoding transformer-2 protein homolog beta isoform X2: MSNRRRHIGNRANPNPNCCLGVFGLSLYTTERDLRDVFSKYGPLADVNIVYDQQSRRSRGFAFVYFENTDDAKEAKERANGMELDGRRIRVDFSITKRAHTPTPGIYMGRPTYGGGGPGGPRRHSRDYDRGYDRGYDRGGYDRYDDREYYRSYRRRSPSPYYRGAYRSRSRSRSYSPRRY, translated from the exons ATGTCCAACCGCCGCAGGCACATCGGCAATCGC GCTAATCCAAACCCAAACTGCTGCCTGGGAGTGTTCGGCCTGAGCCTGTACACCACAGAGAGGGATCTGAGGGACGTCTTCTCCAAATATGGACCCCTGGCGGACGTCAACATTGTGTACGACCAGCAGTCGAGGCGCTCCAGgggctttgcttttgtttacttcGAGAACACGGACGATGCTAAAGAG GCAAAGGAGCGAGCAAACGGCATGGAGCTGGACGGGCGTAGAATCCGGGTGGATTTCTCCATCACGAAAAGAGCCCACACCCCAACCCCTGGGATCTACATGGGTCGACCCACATA tggagGAGGTGGTCCTGGTGGGCCACGACGCCATTCACGTGACTATGATCGTGGCTACGACCGCGGCTACGACAGAGGAGGCTACGATCGCTACGACGACAGAGAGTACTACAGATCATACAG ACGTCGCTCTCCTTCACCATATTACAGAGGCGCCTACAGGTCTCGGTCAAGATCCCGGTCCTATTCCCCCC GTCGATATTGA
- the LOC108240728 gene encoding LOW QUALITY PROTEIN: high choriolytic enzyme 1 (The sequence of the model RefSeq protein was modified relative to this genomic sequence to represent the inferred CDS: inserted 1 base in 1 codon; deleted 1 base in 1 codon) has translation MKVSIGTTCRGSVVDLSKLHPPLDERSCAVXSSQERGPISTELWRRCGYIDSLEVVTLLNSGTGRRQTGTGKPALNATMISVIVLLGVLLGLITQVDLLPVKNSTEIQESKARLKRKYSDEMPDFDEMTAMDQILEVNSKLRAPRGLSIKEGDIAFSYVRSAINCPGNACLWPKSIDGFVYVPYILSPLYDDMDRITIETGMQDISSGSCVKFVPRTHEASFLDIQPRYGCWSFLGQTGGSQILSLQTPGCMWSGIAAHEFMHALGFVHEQSRSDRDHYVTIVWKNILPDHIHNFRKQVTNNLNSPYDYSSVMHYGRYAFSEDGGPTIIPKPDPYIPIGQRDGPSALDLHKINVLYDCGANE, from the exons ATGAAGGTCAGCATCGGGACCACCTGTCGCGGATCAGTAGTAGACTTGAGTAAATTACACCCGCCGCTTGATGAGCGGTCTTGTGCCG CTTCATCACAGGAGCGAGGCCCAATCAGTACAGAGCTGTGGAGGAGATGTGGGTATATAGATTCA TTGGAGGTGGTGACTTTACTGAACTCTGGCACTGGGAGACGACAAACTGGAACTGGTAAACCGGCCTTAAACGCAACCATGATTTCTGTGATCGTGCTTCTGGGCGTCTTGCTTGGCTTGATAACTCAAGTGGATCTGCTACCTGTTAAG AATTCAACTGAGATCCAAGAGAGCAAAGCcagattaaagagaaaatacTCTG ATGAAATGCCAGACTTTGATGAAATGACAGCAATGGATCAGATCCTGGAAGTCAATAGCA AGCTGAGAGCCCCCAGAGGTCTGTCCATCAAAGAGGGAGACATCGCCTTCTCTTACGTACGGAGTGCCATAAACTGCCCCGGCAATGCCTGTCTGTGGCCTAAATCGATCGATGGATTTGTTTATGTGCCCTACATCCTCTCTCCGCTATATG ATGACATGGACAGAATCACCATAGAGACGGGGATGCAGGACATTTCTTCTGGATCATGCGTCAAATTTGTTCCCCGCACTCACGAAGCCAGCTTCCTCGATATCCAGCCTCGATACGG CTGCTGGTCGTTTCTGGGGCAGACCGGAGGAAGTCAGATCCTGTCGCTGCAGACTCCTGGGTGCATGTGGTCGGGGATCGCTGCTCACGAGTTCATGCACGCCCTTGGCTTCGTGCACGAGCAGTCCCGCTCCGACCGGGACCACTACGTCACAATCGTATGGAAAAACATCCTGCCAG ACCACATACATAACTTCAGGAAACAGGTGACAAATAATCTCAACAGCCCCTATGACTACAGCTCCGTCATGCATTACGGACG ATACGCCTTCTCTGAAGACGGCGGACCAACAATCATTCCCAAACCAGATCCTTACATTCCTATTGGCCAGAGAGATGGTCCCAGTGCTCTTGAtcttcataaaataaatgtcctgTATGACTGTG GCGCGAATGAGTAA